One region of Triticum aestivum cultivar Chinese Spring chromosome 6B, IWGSC CS RefSeq v2.1, whole genome shotgun sequence genomic DNA includes:
- the LOC123135201 gene encoding uncharacterized protein, with translation MSSSLRRPAAARPISKPSAKGLNSHNRWSSLANLIPEEEESYYQDDRLSNLPDDVLLNIVERLDIADAARTSTLSRRWKPIPSMLPEISIKVGSVDPEHDRTCNEVVRANATILGATRSLLENRTANLHAIRCMRFFLGDASTTVGQTVRNTIATKKVGLAEFDILTEKVTNRCTDDDMVTYGRQLMAFVDACPDTFSGLTRLKLENVMLGGSDFPKIFSICKRLVFLRLDNCDMGLMSLLELQHPQLRELEMENIQFERVDLNCLPELTTLTFSWWASPRDPLSFGYVPLLQTVSIANTTLSYHKMLKLSEVLGNATISNLHLNFESEKIWVKPEGPKELSQVFNKLRLVHLADISKDCDLTWTMFVLQGAPSLEELRITVRDRCLLIRDKTERKLQRYSEEKKDAGTEWETSASDFKHHNLSVLRIIGFQSQDKFVDYVTAVMEAAVNLKDIYLLEKPMCDTCTRMKIKDRYPRTTKRRNLIRSYFNMDMHPLLRIHFPVRTK, from the exons ATGTCGAGCTCTCTTCGACGGCCAGCGGCTGCCAGACCGATCTCCAAACCATCCGCCAAGGGCCTCAACAGCCATAACCGATGGTCCTCTCTAGCCAATCTG ATACCggaagaagaggaaagctattATCAAGATGACCGGCTCAGCAATTTGCCTGATGATGTGTTGCTAAATATCGTAGAGCGACTTGATATTGCGGATGCTGCAAGAACCAGCACCCTCTCCAGACGTTGGAAGCCGATCCCCTCTATGCTCCCTGAAATTTCCATAAAGGTTGGTTCCGTCGACCCGGAGCACGACAGGACCTGCAATGAGGTGGTTCGGGCCAATGCAACCATCCTTGGGGCGACTAGGAGCCTTCTGGAAAACAGGACGGCAAATCTACACGCCATTCGGTGCATGAGATTCTTCTTGGGAGATGCATCCACTACAGTTGGCCAGACTGTCAGGAACACCATAGCGACCAAGAAGGTTGGTTTGGCTGAGTTTGATATCTTGACAGAGAAGGTGACTAATAGATGCACCGATGACGATATGGTCACTTACGGGAGGCAGCTCATGGCATTTGTTGATGCTTGTCCAGACACATTCAGTGGTCTCACGCGACTCAAGCTGGAGAATGTGATGCTAGGTGGATCAGACTTCCCTAAAATCTTCAGCATATGCAAGCGGCTGGTGTTCCTCCGCTTGGACAACTGCGACATGGGGTTGATGTCCTTGCTAGAATTGCAACACCCGCAGCTCCGCGAACTCGAGATGGAAAATATTCAATTTGAGAGGGTTGATCTGAACTGTCTACCAGAGCTCACAACGCTGACTTTTTCTTGGTGGGCCTCTCCGCGTGATCCTTTATCTTTTGGTTATGTCCCACTGCTCCAGACCGTGAGCATCGCTAATACCACTCTTTCATACCACAAGATGCTCAAGTTAAGTGAAGTCCTTGGCAATGCCACCATAAGCAACCTGCATTTGAACTTTGAAAGTGAAAAG ATTTGGGTTAAACCTGAAGGCCCGAAAGAATTGTCGCAGGTGTTCAACAAACTAAGGCTTGTGCATTTGGCAGACATTTCAAAAGACTGTGATCTGACCTGGACGATGTTCGTTCTGCAAGGCGCACCTTCCCTTGAGGAGCTACGCATCACG GTGCGGGATAGGTGCCTACTCATCAGGGATAAGACCGAGAGGAAGTTGCAAAGGTACAGCGAGGAGAAGAAGGACGCGGGCACAGAGTGGGAAACGTCTGCATCAGATTTCAAGCACCACAATCTTTCGGTGCTCAGGATCATTGGGTTTCAATCACAAGACAAGTTCGTGGACTATGTCACTGCTGTCATGGAAGCAGCTGTGAATCTGAAGGACATATACCTGCTTGAGAAACCAATGTGTGACACGTGTACCCGCATGAAGATCAAGGACAGATACCCACGGACAACAAAGCGGAGGAACTTGATCAGGAGTTATTTCAACATGGATATGCACCCGCTTTTAAGGATTCACTTCCCGGTTCGAACAAAATAA